The DNA sequence GCGCACGCTCAGCCGCCACGGGAAGCTCCCGGCAAACTCGTCCAGCGTTGCGCGGGCCGGCTGAGGCAGCCGCGAAGGTCCGGGCTCGCTCATTCGCGTCGTACCTGATCGCGTCTCAGCAGCAGGGTGACGGAGTTGCCCCGCTCGTTGAAGGAGACCTCGTCCAGCAGTTTGCGCATCAGGAAGATCCCGCGTCCGTCGGGCTTCAGGAGCCTCTCGGGGGTGGTCGGATCCGGGATGTCCTCGTAGTCGAAACCCGGTCCTTCATCCGTTACCCGGGTGATGATGGCCTTGGCCGTGATCGTCAGTTCCACGCGCACGCGCTTCGACCGATCGGCGCCGTTGCCATACAGCATCGCGTTGGAGAGCGCTTCCGCAAGCGCCACGCGAAGATTCATGCGGACGCGGCTGGCCCTTCGCTCGAGCTCGATGATGCGATGGCAGCGCGCGACCACCTTCTCGACGGCGTCCTCGATGCGGAGGACGTCGCTCGGGAGGTGGAAGATCAACTCCGGATCCATGGGCCGCCGCTGGGCATGGAGCCTCTCGAACGAAACTCAGCCGTCCCGGAGGCCCTCTTCGCGGGAATCCACGATGGTGAAAAGGGTGTCGAGCTTGGTGAGCTGGAAGAGGGTGCGCAGGTCATCGTTGAGCGCGGCCAGCCGGAGTTCCCCACCCTGCTCCCGCACCTTCTTGGACAGGGACACCAGCACCCCAAGTCCGGACGAGTCGATGTAGCCGGTTTCGGCAAAGTCGACAAGGAACTCCCGGTCCCCGGTCCGCAGCCGCTCGAGCACGACGTGTTTGAGCTCCTGGCGGTTCGCAACGATGAGGTGTCCGGTTACGCTGATGATGGTGATCGCGCCGGATTGTTCTACGATGAAGGGCATGCCGGGCTCCGCGTTTTTCTGATGGAATCCGCGCTGGATCCGCCGACGGCGTGGAAGGTCGGGCGAAGTGCGGGGCAGTTTACTTGAAGGCGGCGGGGGCGGGCAAGGCGCTCCGCACGGCGGGCCGGCGCCATCACTCCTCCGCCCTCCGCTGGTTCTCGAGTTTCCGGCGGATCCCGCGGGCCACGAGGGGCGAGACGAACCTGGAGATATCCCCGCCCAGGACGGCGACTTCGCGAACCAGAGAAGAGGAAAGGAACGCGTACGACACGTCGGGCATGAGGAAGAGGGTCTCAGCACCGGGCCACAGCTGGCGATTCATCTGGGCCATCTGGAATTCGTACTCGAAGTCCGACACCGCCCGAAGGCCGCGAATCATGAAGCGTGCCCCGCGGGCGCGCGCAAAGTCCACCAGCAGGCCCTCGAAGGAAGTGCATTCCACGCGCGCCTCATCCTGAAACACTTCCTGCAGGAGGCGCACCCGTTCTTCAACGCTGAACAACTGGCGCTTGGACTGGGTCGAGCTGTGCGCCACCGCGACCACGACCCGGTCGGCGACGCACAGCGTGCGCTGGACGATGTCCTCGTGACCGAGCGTGACGGGATCGAACGACCCCGGATAGATGGCGACCAGGTTCCCGGCACCGCTCATGCCTCAGCCTCCGCGATGGTCAGCGTGGTGTCTCCGTACACTCTTTGGCGCAGCCGAAGCCCGGGACAACCGGGCAGCTCTTCCCGGGAACGATGCTCCACCCACAGGACGCCCGCAAACGGACGCTCGCCGTAGAGGTCGAGGAGGCGCCCCGCCAGCCCGCGTCCGTAGGGGGGATCGGCCAGCGCCAGATCGACCTCTTCCCGCTGCATGCGCTTCGTGTACCCCAGGGCGTCGGCGCGCACCACGCGTGTAAGGGTCCCGACGCCCAGCAGCTCGATGTTGGCCCGCAGAACCCGGAGCGCGCGCCGCGAGAGATCCACGAAGGTCACCTGGCTGGCGCCCCGACTCAGCGCCTCGAGCCCGAGCGCGCCCGAGCCCGCGAACAGATCCACTACCACAGCCCCTTCCAGGTCGGCGCCGAGCGCCGCCATCCAGGCCTCGCGCACCCGGTCGGAGGTCGGGCGCACGTTCCGGCCGCGCAGCGGCTTCAACCGGTGGCCGCGCCAGCGTCCGGCGATGATTCTCACGCCGGTGACTCCAGCGGCGCTCTCGCCGGGGTGGTCGGACGCGGAGAGGCCGGGCCGATGCCCTTGAGTTCGGCCTGGATGAGCGGGACCCCGCGGTAGTTGCCGAGTTTGAGGCGAAACACCGCGTCAACCGGTCCCGGAACCAGCGTCCCGGGCTCGACCCGATCCGCCATCCCGAATCCAATCGCGTCCAGCGTCCCCGTGCGATCGCGCAGGCGCATCCTGAGGTGCGCGCCCTTCACCGTCTTCACGGGCCCGTCCAGCCTGATCCCGCGCGCCAGGAACAGGGGGCGGGGATTGCCGATGCCGTGCGGACCCATGTGCCGCAGGTAGCGCACCAGCGGCTCCGTGACCTCCTCGAGGCGGATCTCCGCATCGGCGACCAGATGCGGGCGCAGATCGCGATCGGCGAGTTCCTGTTCGGCGGCCTCGTTGAACGACGCGCGGAAGTCATCGATGCGCTCGGGGGCGAGGCTCATTCCCGCCGCCTGCCGGTGTCCGCCGAAGCGGTCCAGATGGCGCCGGCCTCTCGTGATGGCGGCCAGGACGTCGAAGCCGGGAATGGAGCGGGCGCTGCCGCGCGCGGTGTCGCCGTCCACCGAGACGAGGATGGTCGGCCGGTGGAGGCGGTCCACGAGCCGGGAGGCCACGATGCCGATCACGCCCGGGTGCCAGTCGCGCGATGCCAGCACCAGCCCGAAGTCGCGCCCCGGATCGTAGGACGGGACCAGGCGCGCCAGCGCTTCCT is a window from the Gammaproteobacteria bacterium genome containing:
- a CDS encoding STAS domain-containing protein — translated: MPFIVEQSGAITIISVTGHLIVANRQELKHVVLERLRTGDREFLVDFAETGYIDSSGLGVLVSLSKKVREQGGELRLAALNDDLRTLFQLTKLDTLFTIVDSREEGLRDG
- a CDS encoding ATP-binding protein; translated protein: MIFHLPSDVLRIEDAVEKVVARCHRIIELERRASRVRMNLRVALAEALSNAMLYGNGADRSKRVRVELTITAKAIITRVTDEGPGFDYEDIPDPTTPERLLKPDGRGIFLMRKLLDEVSFNERGNSVTLLLRRDQVRRE
- the rsmD gene encoding 16S rRNA (guanine(966)-N(2))-methyltransferase RsmD, whose protein sequence is MRIIAGRWRGHRLKPLRGRNVRPTSDRVREAWMAALGADLEGAVVVDLFAGSGALGLEALSRGASQVTFVDLSRRALRVLRANIELLGVGTLTRVVRADALGYTKRMQREEVDLALADPPYGRGLAGRLLDLYGERPFAGVLWVEHRSREELPGCPGLRLRQRVYGDTTLTIAEAEA
- the coaD gene encoding pantetheine-phosphate adenylyltransferase yields the protein MSGAGNLVAIYPGSFDPVTLGHEDIVQRTLCVADRVVVAVAHSSTQSKRQLFSVEERVRLLQEVFQDEARVECTSFEGLLVDFARARGARFMIRGLRAVSDFEYEFQMAQMNRQLWPGAETLFLMPDVSYAFLSSSLVREVAVLGGDISRFVSPLVARGIRRKLENQRRAEE